The following proteins come from a genomic window of Pyxidicoccus sp. MSG2:
- a CDS encoding type I polyketide synthase encodes MDGSTVESGIGLSSAQNQQSLLEPIAIIGMGCRFPGASRPEAFWKMLTGGVDAVGEIPKDRWDISTFYDASPDRPGKATTKWGGFVNQPLGAFDALFFGMSPREAAYLDPMQRWLLEVAWEAMEDAGFKPESLAGSKTGVFVGAFTVDASIFQLQPSNAELLGPHSGTGTAMTMVSNRLSYWFDLRGPSVSLDTACSSSLVAVHLACQSLWSGESTLALAGGASAIFQPGYTVSESKAGMLSPDGRCKTFDSRANGYVRGEGAGLVVLKPLSKAIADGDSIYAVIRGTAANQDGRTNGITVPNGEAQKAVAREALRRSGLSPHQVRYIEAHGTGTPVGDPIEARALGEVFGQGRGEGERCVVGSVKTNIGHLEAAAGIAGLIKAALCLKHGQIPPHLHLQRTNPNIDFDGLKLRVPRALEPMPQGEGPAVVAVNSFGFGGTNAHAVLSEAPPAQQAAADTVAPVQPGPSLMTLSARSPESLRQMASRWKELAQANAHDGAPALRELAGAAAARRQHHPHRLALVSGSYRELADTLGGWLEGAERAGLSSGQASSKARGELAFVYTGMGPQWWGMGRALLAAEPVFRQAVERCDAILGQWTDWSLMKELTADESVSKMTETRISQPANFAVQVGLTELLRSWGINPSAIVGHSTGEAASFWASGVLTLEQGCNVVYHRSRLQHLTAGQGKLVAVGIPYEEAVTLIDGCVGVSIAAVNSPSSVTLAGDPAVLEKLVAPLSTRGVFAKFLKVDVPFHSHYMDPLRDELLSSLADLRPVRAKVPLWCTVTGQRAAGPELDAHYWWLNVRDPVRFALAAQNMMADGYRTFLEIGPHPVLGGSITECAQQRNSPVRTLPTLKRGGDDVQGMLGTAGALYTLGVQPDWEGMFPGAAKRPTRLPAYAWDRQIYWHEAAESRAQRLEPITHPLLGKRQVAPVPTWKGQVMRNGPTWLEDHAIQGAVVFPGAGYLEMGLAALREATGRASGPVELHDIRFRNALFLREPTTLQTVLDTDEPRFTVYSRASAADPNWQPHTEGRFRAITAQPTAPGKLAAVRASFAGAPESGTAECYERLRAQHFEYGPRFQGIQKLSTRGDETLALVELKDTADLAGLELPPPLLDVCFQVLIAGSLASGAKEASLPVGIDRLSLFGPLTGRVWVHGRVRNTSRRAMTGSLDVYAEDGRLLVALEGIRVQSLEASARSHATPEMFYEMTWHPLENAPAAEPARAPGAWLVFEDGQGLGDRLATTLEAAGGTVVRVRPATAYRASRDGLRFELNPDKRKHFDRLLDDVGSRLRPDGVLHLWGLDAQATRELTTDGLMEAQGPGLVALMHLTQALQAAAWPKPPRLWVLTRGAKHVPGDVRPLEVAQSPLWGFASALFQQEFPELAGGAVDLDPSAPVAEVERLLSLLQRPSTDSLVAMRGEQLWGERMVPAPKVASGSLPAQLRPDATYLITGGRGGLGLVFAHWLVKRGARRLVLAGRTALPDRRRWHMLDATSSIGRQVAAVRELEALGASIHPVALDVTDEKRMKEFVENFRREGWPSIRGVIHAAGVVQPRRFADLESSQLRDTLAPKLAGGWNLHKLLAEETLDFFILCSSVNALGFSMGVADYAASNSFLDSLAHSRRNQGLHALSVNWSAWDEVGMASEEQVAHDFERRGIIPIRPAQGVEALERSLEHDLHQVVVLAADWQRILRTGYPTTQPPAMVLPIVEQLAASTPAQEGEGQQDDVRAKLAEAADDKSRRQVLEDFLADVVARTLRLSKEQVDRQQFLQGLGLDSIVAVELRLQVVNGLGVGPTLIELLQGASVTSLAVLLLSRLQPAAGATATPEPAKVVQARVEPVKVQPVAAIVRELPPAPQPVAEVGDLAATLKDLSQEEQEALLLAVERELAQQAEHAGVERVTH; translated from the coding sequence ATGGACGGGAGCACCGTCGAGAGCGGTATTGGTCTGTCTTCAGCTCAGAACCAGCAATCCCTGCTGGAGCCCATCGCAATCATTGGCATGGGCTGCCGGTTTCCTGGGGCGAGCCGGCCCGAGGCCTTCTGGAAGATGCTGACGGGCGGCGTGGATGCCGTCGGTGAGATTCCGAAGGACCGCTGGGACATCTCCACGTTCTACGACGCGTCACCCGACCGGCCGGGGAAGGCGACCACGAAGTGGGGGGGCTTCGTGAATCAGCCGCTGGGGGCGTTCGACGCCCTCTTCTTCGGAATGTCGCCGCGCGAGGCCGCCTACCTGGACCCGATGCAGCGGTGGCTGCTGGAGGTGGCGTGGGAGGCGATGGAGGACGCGGGCTTCAAGCCTGAGTCGCTGGCGGGCAGCAAGACGGGCGTCTTCGTGGGCGCCTTCACGGTGGACGCCTCCATCTTCCAGCTCCAGCCGAGCAACGCGGAGCTCCTCGGGCCCCACAGCGGCACGGGCACGGCGATGACCATGGTGTCCAACCGCCTGTCCTACTGGTTCGACCTTCGCGGGCCCAGCGTGTCGCTGGACACGGCGTGCTCGTCCTCGCTCGTGGCGGTGCACCTGGCCTGCCAGAGCCTCTGGAGCGGCGAGTCCACGCTGGCGCTGGCGGGAGGCGCCTCCGCCATCTTCCAGCCCGGCTACACCGTGTCCGAGTCCAAGGCGGGCATGCTGTCGCCGGACGGGCGCTGCAAGACGTTCGACTCGCGCGCCAACGGCTACGTGCGCGGTGAGGGCGCGGGCCTCGTGGTCCTCAAGCCCCTGTCGAAGGCGATCGCGGACGGCGACTCCATCTACGCCGTCATCCGCGGCACGGCGGCCAACCAGGACGGCCGCACCAACGGCATCACCGTCCCCAACGGGGAGGCCCAGAAGGCGGTGGCCCGCGAGGCGCTGAGGCGCTCCGGCCTGTCGCCGCACCAGGTGCGCTACATCGAGGCGCACGGCACCGGCACGCCGGTGGGCGACCCGATTGAAGCGCGCGCGCTGGGCGAGGTGTTCGGCCAGGGGCGTGGCGAGGGCGAGCGCTGCGTGGTGGGCTCGGTGAAGACGAACATCGGCCACCTCGAGGCGGCGGCGGGCATCGCCGGGCTCATCAAGGCGGCGCTGTGCCTCAAGCACGGGCAGATTCCGCCGCACCTGCACCTGCAGCGCACCAACCCCAACATCGACTTCGACGGGCTGAAGCTGCGCGTCCCCCGCGCGCTGGAGCCCATGCCCCAGGGCGAGGGGCCGGCGGTGGTGGCGGTGAACTCCTTCGGCTTCGGCGGCACCAACGCGCACGCGGTGCTCTCCGAGGCGCCGCCGGCGCAGCAGGCCGCGGCGGACACGGTGGCCCCGGTGCAGCCGGGGCCGTCCCTGATGACGCTCTCCGCGCGCAGCCCGGAGTCGCTGCGCCAGATGGCCTCGCGGTGGAAGGAGCTGGCCCAGGCGAACGCGCACGACGGCGCGCCCGCGCTGCGTGAGCTCGCGGGCGCGGCGGCCGCGCGCCGCCAGCACCACCCGCACCGGCTGGCGCTGGTGTCGGGCTCCTACCGCGAGCTGGCGGACACGCTGGGCGGGTGGCTGGAGGGCGCGGAGCGGGCGGGCCTGTCCTCGGGGCAGGCGTCGTCGAAGGCGCGCGGGGAGCTGGCCTTCGTCTACACGGGCATGGGCCCGCAGTGGTGGGGCATGGGCCGGGCGCTCCTGGCCGCGGAGCCGGTGTTCCGGCAGGCGGTGGAGCGCTGCGACGCCATCCTGGGCCAGTGGACGGATTGGTCGCTGATGAAGGAGCTGACGGCGGACGAGTCCGTCTCGAAGATGACGGAGACGCGCATCTCCCAGCCGGCCAACTTCGCGGTGCAGGTGGGGCTCACGGAGCTCTTGCGCTCCTGGGGCATCAACCCGTCGGCCATCGTCGGCCACAGCACGGGCGAGGCGGCGTCCTTCTGGGCCTCGGGCGTGCTCACGCTGGAGCAGGGCTGCAACGTTGTCTACCACCGCAGCCGGCTGCAGCACCTGACGGCCGGCCAGGGCAAGCTGGTGGCGGTCGGCATCCCCTACGAGGAGGCCGTGACGCTCATCGACGGCTGCGTGGGGGTGTCCATCGCCGCGGTGAACAGCCCCAGCTCGGTGACGCTGGCGGGCGACCCGGCGGTGCTGGAGAAGCTGGTGGCCCCGCTGTCCACGCGCGGCGTCTTCGCGAAGTTCCTCAAGGTGGACGTGCCGTTCCACAGCCACTACATGGACCCGCTGCGCGACGAGCTGCTGTCGTCGCTGGCGGACCTGCGCCCGGTGCGCGCGAAGGTGCCGCTCTGGTGCACCGTGACGGGCCAGCGCGCCGCCGGCCCGGAGCTGGACGCGCATTACTGGTGGCTCAACGTGAGAGACCCGGTGCGCTTCGCGCTGGCCGCGCAGAACATGATGGCGGACGGCTACCGCACCTTCCTGGAGATCGGCCCGCACCCGGTGCTCGGTGGCTCCATCACCGAGTGCGCCCAGCAGCGCAACTCGCCCGTGCGCACCCTGCCCACGCTCAAGCGCGGTGGGGATGACGTGCAGGGGATGCTGGGCACGGCCGGCGCGCTGTACACGCTGGGCGTGCAGCCGGACTGGGAGGGGATGTTCCCGGGCGCGGCGAAGCGCCCTACCCGGCTGCCCGCGTACGCATGGGACCGGCAGATCTACTGGCACGAGGCCGCGGAGTCCCGCGCCCAGCGCCTGGAGCCCATCACCCACCCGCTGCTGGGCAAGCGCCAGGTGGCCCCGGTGCCGACGTGGAAGGGCCAGGTGATGCGCAACGGGCCGACGTGGCTGGAGGACCATGCCATCCAGGGCGCGGTGGTGTTCCCCGGCGCGGGCTACCTGGAGATGGGGCTGGCGGCGCTGCGTGAGGCCACGGGGCGCGCGAGCGGCCCGGTGGAGCTGCACGACATCCGCTTCCGCAACGCCCTCTTCCTGCGCGAGCCCACGACGCTGCAGACCGTGCTGGACACGGACGAGCCGCGCTTCACCGTCTACAGCCGCGCCAGCGCGGCGGACCCGAACTGGCAGCCGCACACCGAGGGCCGCTTCCGCGCCATCACCGCCCAGCCCACCGCGCCCGGGAAGCTGGCGGCGGTCCGCGCGTCCTTCGCGGGCGCCCCGGAGTCCGGCACCGCGGAGTGCTACGAGCGGCTGCGCGCCCAGCACTTCGAGTACGGCCCGCGCTTCCAGGGCATCCAGAAGCTGTCCACGCGGGGCGACGAGACGCTCGCCCTGGTGGAGCTGAAGGACACGGCGGACCTGGCCGGCCTCGAGCTGCCCCCGCCCCTGCTGGACGTCTGCTTCCAGGTGCTCATCGCCGGCTCGCTGGCGTCGGGCGCGAAGGAGGCCTCGCTCCCCGTTGGGATTGATCGGCTCTCCCTCTTCGGGCCGCTGACCGGACGGGTCTGGGTGCACGGCCGGGTGCGCAACACCAGCCGGCGGGCGATGACGGGCTCGCTGGACGTGTACGCGGAGGACGGGCGGCTGCTGGTCGCGCTGGAGGGCATCCGCGTGCAGTCGCTGGAGGCCTCGGCCCGCTCGCACGCGACGCCGGAGATGTTCTACGAGATGACCTGGCACCCGCTGGAGAACGCCCCGGCCGCAGAGCCGGCGCGAGCCCCGGGGGCGTGGCTGGTGTTCGAGGACGGCCAGGGCCTGGGGGACAGGCTGGCCACGACGCTCGAGGCGGCGGGCGGCACCGTGGTGCGCGTGCGGCCTGCAACGGCCTACCGTGCGTCGCGGGACGGGCTGCGCTTCGAGCTGAACCCGGACAAGCGCAAGCACTTCGACCGGCTGCTGGACGACGTGGGCAGCCGCCTGCGGCCGGACGGCGTGCTGCACCTGTGGGGCCTGGATGCACAGGCCACGCGCGAGCTGACCACGGACGGGCTGATGGAGGCCCAGGGCCCCGGCCTGGTGGCGTTGATGCACCTGACGCAGGCGCTGCAGGCGGCGGCCTGGCCGAAGCCCCCGCGCCTGTGGGTGCTCACCCGGGGCGCGAAGCACGTGCCGGGTGACGTGCGCCCGCTGGAGGTCGCCCAGAGCCCGCTCTGGGGCTTCGCCAGCGCCCTCTTCCAGCAGGAGTTCCCGGAGCTGGCCGGCGGCGCGGTGGACCTGGACCCGTCCGCGCCCGTTGCGGAGGTGGAGCGGCTCCTCTCGCTGCTCCAGCGCCCGTCCACCGACTCCCTGGTGGCCATGCGCGGCGAGCAGCTCTGGGGCGAGCGGATGGTGCCGGCGCCGAAGGTGGCCTCGGGCTCGCTGCCGGCGCAGCTGCGTCCGGACGCCACGTACCTCATCACCGGTGGTCGTGGCGGCCTGGGGCTGGTGTTCGCCCACTGGCTGGTGAAGCGCGGGGCGCGCCGGCTGGTGCTGGCGGGCCGCACGGCGCTGCCCGACCGGCGCAGGTGGCACATGCTGGATGCGACGTCGTCCATCGGCCGGCAGGTGGCCGCGGTGCGCGAGCTGGAGGCACTGGGCGCGAGCATCCACCCGGTGGCGCTGGACGTCACCGACGAGAAGCGCATGAAGGAGTTCGTCGAGAACTTCCGCCGTGAGGGCTGGCCGTCCATCCGGGGCGTCATCCACGCGGCGGGCGTCGTCCAGCCCCGGCGCTTCGCGGACCTGGAGTCCTCCCAGCTCCGCGACACGCTGGCACCGAAGCTGGCCGGCGGGTGGAACCTGCACAAGCTGCTGGCGGAGGAGACGCTGGACTTCTTCATCCTCTGCTCGTCCGTCAACGCGCTCGGCTTCTCCATGGGCGTGGCGGACTACGCCGCCAGCAACTCCTTCCTGGACAGCCTGGCGCACTCCCGGCGCAACCAGGGGCTGCACGCGCTCTCCGTCAACTGGAGCGCCTGGGACGAGGTGGGCATGGCCAGCGAGGAGCAGGTGGCCCACGACTTCGAGCGGCGCGGCATCATCCCCATCCGCCCGGCCCAGGGCGTGGAGGCGCTGGAGCGCAGCCTGGAGCACGACCTCCATCAGGTCGTCGTGCTGGCGGCGGACTGGCAGCGCATCCTTCGCACCGGCTACCCGACGACGCAGCCACCGGCCATGGTTCTTCCCATCGTCGAGCAGCTCGCGGCGAGCACTCCGGCCCAGGAGGGCGAGGGACAGCAGGACGACGTGCGCGCGAAGCTCGCGGAGGCCGCGGACGACAAGTCCCGCCGGCAGGTGCTGGAGGACTTCCTGGCGGACGTGGTGGCTCGCACGCTGCGGCTGTCGAAGGAGCAGGTGGACCGGCAGCAGTTCCTCCAGGGACTGGGGCTGGACTCCATCGTCGCGGTGGAGCTGCGGCTCCAGGTGGTGAATGGCCTGGGCGTGGGCCCCACCCTCATCGAGCTGCTGCAAGGCGCGAGCGTCACGTCGCTCGCGGTCCTGCTGCTCTCGCGGCTGCAACCCGCCGCCGGAGCCACGGCCACTCCCGAGCCGGCCAAGGTGGTCCAGGCCCGGGTGGAGCCCGTGAAGGTCCAGCCCGTCGCCGCGATCGTCCGGGAGCTGCCGCCCGCGCCGCAGCCAGTCGCGGAGGTCGGTGACCTGGCGGCCACCCTGAAGGACCTGTCCCAGGAGGAGCAGGAAGCGCTCCTCCTCGCGGTGGAGCGGGAACTCGCGCAGCAGGCGGAGCATGCCGGCGTCGAGCGTGTGACCCACTAG